The proteins below come from a single Portunus trituberculatus isolate SZX2019 chromosome 2, ASM1759143v1, whole genome shotgun sequence genomic window:
- the LOC123501328 gene encoding gastrula zinc finger protein XlCGF7.1-like, protein MAGKQTSRQTDQHLGHFPFTTGGVEDIAPPPPRRPPTTPATSPQAPCRTGHGTTMSAPQQQQQQQQSASGRSHLEAGSVGHRGKARLKCQQCDKTFSDRSGLRYHSLTHSGVKKHECLECGKKFTAKHGLTHSNVKNYVCEECGKKFKTKGELTRHSLTHSSIRNHECEECGKKFLSIGALNGHAFRHTGLRKFRCDVCGKCFKTKSDIAQHMRVHF, encoded by the exons ATGGCAGGCaagcaa acaagtagacagacagaccagcACTTAGGGcactttcccttcaccactgggggtgtggag GACattg CACCACCGCCGCCCCGccgcccacccaccactccagcCACCTCCCCCCAGGCTCCCTGCAGGACAGGCCATGGCACCACCATGAGTgccccacagcagcagcagcagcaacaacagtctGCCTCAGGCAGGAGTCACCTGGAGGCAGGCAGTGTCGGCCACAGAGGAAAGGCGAGGCTTAAGTGTCAGCAGTGTGATAAAACTTTTAGCGATAGAAGTGGGCTGAGGTaccacagcctgacacacagcgGTGTTAAGAAACATGAGTGTCTggagtgtggcaagaaatttACTGCAAA ACATGGCCTGACACACAGCAATGTTAAGAATTAtgtgtgtgaggagtgtggcaagaaatttAAAACTAAAGGTGAACTCACCagacacagcctgacacacagcaGCATCAGGAATCatgagtgtgaggagtgtggcaagaaattcTTAAGCATTGGTGCTCTAAATGGCCATGCCTTCAGACACACTGGCTTGAGGAAGTTCAGGTGTGATGTTTGTGGCAAGTGTTTCAAGACAAAGAGTGACATTGCCCAGCACATGAGGGTCCACTTCTGA
- the LOC123501323 gene encoding gastrula zinc finger protein XlCGF52.1-like: MVQRTLKTCHFGSSPIGWANQGLALKCPGRVPCWALTWLHLADCSEGSCSGGVRPGSSMSEQQQQQQQQQSASGLGRSSHGDLEAGSSTHRGEKKFVCQQCDKSFTYRKGLRQHTLRHSGGVKNYECLQCGKKFTRKGYLKTHTLTHSGVKNYECLQCGKKFITKSDLNKHTLTHSGVRNYECLECGKKFITKGSLTTHTLTHSGVRNYECLYCGKKFATKRSLTTHTLTHSGVRNYECLECGKKFTEKGNLTTHTLTHSGVKNYECLECGKKLITKGSLTRHTLTHSGVRNYECEECGKKFLTIDKLNSHAFRHTSLKEFKCDVCGKCFKTKSDIARHVKIHF, encoded by the exons ATGGT ACAGCGAACACTGAAAACTTGCCactttgggtcctctcctattggtTGGGCCAACCAG GGATtggcactcaa GTGTCCAGGCCGGGTGCCCTGCTGGGCTCTGACGTGGCTCCATCTGGCCGACTGCTCAGAGGGTTCCTGCAGTGGAGGGGTGAGGCCGGGCAGCAGCATGagtgaacagcagcagcagcagcagcagcagcagtctgcCTCAGGTTTGGGGAGGTCCAGCCATGGTGACCTGGAGGCAGGCAGCTCCACccacagaggagagaaaaagtttgTGTGTCAGCAGTGTGATAAAAGTTTTACATATAGAAAAGGACTTAGACAACACACCCTgagacacagtggt ggtgttaaaaattatgagtgtttgcaatgtggaaagaaattcaccagGAAGGGttacctcaaaacacacaccctgacacacagtggtgttaaaaattatgagtgtctgcaatgtggaaagaaattcatcaCTAAGTCTGATCTCAAcaaacacaccctgacacacagtggtgttagaaattatgagtgtctggaatgtggaaagaaattcatcaCAAAGGgtagcctcaccacacacaccctgacacacagtggtgttagaaattatgagtgtctgtattgtggaaagaaattcgCGACAAAGAggagcctcaccacacacaccctgacacacagtggtgttagaaattatgagtgtctagaatgtggcaagaaattcaCTGAAAAGGgtaacctcaccacacacaccctgacacacagtggtgttaaaaattatgagtgtctagaatgtggaaagaaattaatcACAAAGGGTAGCCTCACCAGACACACcttgacacacagtggtgttagaaattatgagtgtgaggagtgtggcaaAAAATTCCTTACCATTGATAAACTCAACAGCCACGCCTTCAGACACACTAGCTTGAAGGAGTTCAAGTGTGATGTTTGTGGCAAGTGTTTCAAGACTAAGAGTGACATTGCCCGGCATGTGAAGATCCACTTttga